A window of Anomalospiza imberbis isolate Cuckoo-Finch-1a 21T00152 chromosome 4, ASM3175350v1, whole genome shotgun sequence contains these coding sequences:
- the RUFY3 gene encoding protein RUFY3 isoform X5 translates to MANERMNLMNMAKLSIKGLIESALNLGRTLDSDYAPLQQFFVVMEHCLKHGLKAKKTFLGQNKSFWGPLELVEKLVPEAAEITASVKDLPGLKTPVGRGRAWLRLALMQKKLSEYMKALINRKDLLSEFYEPNALMMEEEGAIIAGLLVGLNVIDANFCMKGEDLDSQVGVIDFSMYLKDGNSTKGSEGDGQITAILDQKNYVEELNRHLSATVNNLQAKVDALEKSNTKLTEELAVANNRIITLQEEMERVKEESSYILESSRKATKDRSADGQALTEARKQLKEETQLRLDVEKELEAQIGMRQEMELAMKMLEKDVCEKQDALVALRQQLDDLRALKHELSFKLQSSDMGVKQKSELNSRLEEKTNQMAATIKQLEQRLRQAEKDRQLALQDNRLFKQEFGDKINSLQLEVEELTRQRSHLELELRRERDRWSHSHQRSQESKKGPKNWLRQDGKVKFQEENAKLKQPLRENSDLPHRSPSGMQEEQEQLLGPGHAEICQLCQEEDSRSQRKNICKNCGGTFCEGCSVHELPLPSSINPERVCNPCHQRLIQQYSSSPL, encoded by the exons ATGGCTAACGAGCGCATGAACCTGATGAACATGGCCAAGCTGAGCATCAAGGGGCTGATCGAGTCGGCGCTGAACCTGGGCCGCACGCTGGACTCGGACTACGCGCCCCTGCAGCAGTTCTTCGTGGTGATGGAGCACTGCCTCAAGCACGGCCTCAAAG ccAAAAAGACTTTCCTTGGGCAAAATAAGTCATTTTGGGGACCTCTAGAATTAGTAGAAAAACTTGTtcctgaggctgcagagatTACAGCAAGCGTTAAGGATCTCCCAGGGCTGAA GACACCTGTGGGCAGAGGAAGAGCTTGGCTTCGCCTGGCTCTGATGCAGAAGAAACTTTCAGAGTACATGAAAGCCTTGATTAACAGAAAGGATCTTCTCAG TGAATTTTACGAGCCCAACGCACTGATGATGGAGGAGGAAGGTGCCATCATTGCTGGCCTCCTCGTAGGTCTGAATGTCATCGATGCCAACTTCTGCATGAAGGGAGAGGACCTGGACTCCCAG gtTGGAGTTATTGATTTCTCCATGTATTTGAAAGACGGGAACAGCACAAAAGGCAGCGAAGG agATGGTCAGATAACTGCTATTTTGGACCAGAAGAACTATGTAGAAGAACTCAATCGACATCTAAG TGCTACAGTAAACAACCTGCAGGCCAAGGTGGATGCTTTGGAGAAATCCAACACCAAGCTGACCGAGGAG CTTGCAGTTGCCAACAACAGGATCATTACGCTGCAGGAAGAGATGGAGCGGGTTAAGGAAGAAAGCTCCTACATCCTGGAGTCCAGCCGTAAG GCCACCAAAGACAGAAGTGCTGACGGGCAGGCACTGACAGAGGCACggaagcagctgaaggaggagACTCAGCTGCGCCTG GATgtggagaaggagctggaggcGCAGATTGGAATGCGGCAGGAGATGGAGCTGGCCATGAAGATGCTGGAGAAGGATGTCTGTGAAAAGCAGGATGCGCTGGTGGCactcaggcagcagctggacgaTCTCAGGGCTCTAAAGCATGAACTGTCGTTCAAGCTGCAG AGTTCAGACATGGGAGTGAAACAGAAGAGTGAATTAAACAGCCGcttggaagaaaaaacaaatcagaTGGCTGCCACCATCAAACAGCTGGAACAAAG ATTGCGACAGGCAGAGAAGGACCGGCAGCTGGCCCTGCAGGACAACCGGCTCTTCAAGCAGGAGTTTGGGGACAAAATCAACAGCCTCCAGCTGGAAGTGGAAGAGCTCACCAGGCAGCG GAGCCACCTAGAACTGGAGCTAAGGCGGGAAAGAGACAGATGGTCTCACAGTCACCAGCGCAGccaagaaagcaaaaaaggCCCAAAGAATTGGCTCAGACAG GATGGAAAGGTCAAGTTCCAGGAAGAAAATGCTAAACTGAAGCAGCCACTGAGAGAGAACAGTGACCTGCCACACAG GTCTCCCAGTGGCATGCAGGAAGAGCAG GAGCAGCTGTTGGGGCCTGGACATGCCGAgatctgccagctctgccaggagGAGGACAGCCGGAGCCAAAGAAAG AACATCTGCAAGAACTGTGGGGGCACCTTCTGTGAAGGCTGCTCGGTGCACGAGCTGCCCCTTCCATCCAGCATCAACCCCGAGCGTGTCTGCAACCCCTGCCACCAGCGGCTCATCCAGCAGTATTCCAGCAGCCCCTTGTAG
- the RUFY3 gene encoding protein RUFY3 isoform X4: protein MSALTPQSDMPTPTTDKITQAAMETIYLCKFRVSMDGEWLCLRELDDISLTPDPEPTHEDPNYLMANERMNLMNMAKLSIKGLIESALNLGRTLDSDYAPLQQFFVVMEHCLKHGLKAKKTFLGQNKSFWGPLELVEKLVPEAAEITASVKDLPGLKTPVGRGRAWLRLALMQKKLSEYMKALINRKDLLSEFYEPNALMMEEEGAIIAGLLVGLNVIDANFCMKGEDLDSQVGVIDFSMYLKDGNSTKGSEGDGQITAILDQKNYVEELNRHLSATVNNLQAKVDALEKSNTKLTEELAVANNRIITLQEEMERVKEESSYILESSRKATKDRSADGQALTEARKQLKEETQLRLDVEKELEAQIGMRQEMELAMKMLEKDVCEKQDALVALRQQLDDLRALKHELSFKLQSSDMGVKQKSELNSRLEEKTNQMAATIKQLEQRLRQAEKDRQLALQDNRLFKQEFGDKINSLQLEVEELTRQRSHLELELRRERDRWSHSHQRSQESKKGPKNWLRQDGKVKFQEENAKLKQPLRENSDLPHRSPSGMQEEQEQLLGPGHAEICQLCQEEDSRSQRKNICKNCGGTFCEGCSVHELPLPSSINPERVCNPCHQRLIQQYSSSPL, encoded by the exons ACCCAAATTACCTCATGGCTAACGAGCGCATGAACCTGATGAACATGGCCAAGCTGAGCATCAAGGGGCTGATCGAGTCGGCGCTGAACCTGGGCCGCACGCTGGACTCGGACTACGCGCCCCTGCAGCAGTTCTTCGTGGTGATGGAGCACTGCCTCAAGCACGGCCTCAAAG ccAAAAAGACTTTCCTTGGGCAAAATAAGTCATTTTGGGGACCTCTAGAATTAGTAGAAAAACTTGTtcctgaggctgcagagatTACAGCAAGCGTTAAGGATCTCCCAGGGCTGAA GACACCTGTGGGCAGAGGAAGAGCTTGGCTTCGCCTGGCTCTGATGCAGAAGAAACTTTCAGAGTACATGAAAGCCTTGATTAACAGAAAGGATCTTCTCAG TGAATTTTACGAGCCCAACGCACTGATGATGGAGGAGGAAGGTGCCATCATTGCTGGCCTCCTCGTAGGTCTGAATGTCATCGATGCCAACTTCTGCATGAAGGGAGAGGACCTGGACTCCCAG gtTGGAGTTATTGATTTCTCCATGTATTTGAAAGACGGGAACAGCACAAAAGGCAGCGAAGG agATGGTCAGATAACTGCTATTTTGGACCAGAAGAACTATGTAGAAGAACTCAATCGACATCTAAG TGCTACAGTAAACAACCTGCAGGCCAAGGTGGATGCTTTGGAGAAATCCAACACCAAGCTGACCGAGGAG CTTGCAGTTGCCAACAACAGGATCATTACGCTGCAGGAAGAGATGGAGCGGGTTAAGGAAGAAAGCTCCTACATCCTGGAGTCCAGCCGTAAG GCCACCAAAGACAGAAGTGCTGACGGGCAGGCACTGACAGAGGCACggaagcagctgaaggaggagACTCAGCTGCGCCTG GATgtggagaaggagctggaggcGCAGATTGGAATGCGGCAGGAGATGGAGCTGGCCATGAAGATGCTGGAGAAGGATGTCTGTGAAAAGCAGGATGCGCTGGTGGCactcaggcagcagctggacgaTCTCAGGGCTCTAAAGCATGAACTGTCGTTCAAGCTGCAG AGTTCAGACATGGGAGTGAAACAGAAGAGTGAATTAAACAGCCGcttggaagaaaaaacaaatcagaTGGCTGCCACCATCAAACAGCTGGAACAAAG ATTGCGACAGGCAGAGAAGGACCGGCAGCTGGCCCTGCAGGACAACCGGCTCTTCAAGCAGGAGTTTGGGGACAAAATCAACAGCCTCCAGCTGGAAGTGGAAGAGCTCACCAGGCAGCG GAGCCACCTAGAACTGGAGCTAAGGCGGGAAAGAGACAGATGGTCTCACAGTCACCAGCGCAGccaagaaagcaaaaaaggCCCAAAGAATTGGCTCAGACAG GATGGAAAGGTCAAGTTCCAGGAAGAAAATGCTAAACTGAAGCAGCCACTGAGAGAGAACAGTGACCTGCCACACAG GTCTCCCAGTGGCATGCAGGAAGAGCAG GAGCAGCTGTTGGGGCCTGGACATGCCGAgatctgccagctctgccaggagGAGGACAGCCGGAGCCAAAGAAAG AACATCTGCAAGAACTGTGGGGGCACCTTCTGTGAAGGCTGCTCGGTGCACGAGCTGCCCCTTCCATCCAGCATCAACCCCGAGCGTGTCTGCAACCCCTGCCACCAGCGGCTCATCCAGCAGTATTCCAGCAGCCCCTTGTAG